The window GCGAATTTGCCGAGGCCCGCTGGGAAATCTGGAAAGACGACCTGGCCGCCGGCTGCGACTGGCTCTCGGCCCGCCTGTCGGCGCCGCTGACCCTGTGGGGACTGCGCCTGGGCGCCTTGCTGGCGCTGGACTATGCGCACGAGAACACGCGCCACCCGCTCGCGCAACTGGTGCTGTGGCAACCGGTGCAAAGCGGCGCCACCTTCCTGACCCAGTTTTTGCGCCTGCTCACCGCCAACGCCATGCTGGCCGATGGCGCCGACGCCAAAAAGCCCAACAAAAGCACCGGCACGGCCGCCTTGCGCGCCGCGCTGCTCGGCGGCGAGATGCTCGAAGTGGCAGGCTACGACATCGCCCCGGCGCTGGCCGCCGCCATCGACAGCCGGGACGCGGCCAAGCTCGCGCCCCTCGGTTGCCCGGTGCACTGGATTGAAACCTCGGCCGCGGCCGAGCGGCCGCTCACGCCCGCCGTGCTGCGTCTGGCCGATGGCTGGCGCGAGGCCGGGGTCGACCTGCATTTGCAGCAAGTTACCTGCACGCCGTTCTGGTCGACCCAGGAAATCGCCGAGTCGCCCGAACTGCTGGCGGCCACGTCGGCCCTGTTTCAGGGAGCGCCGCATGGACTATCGTGAAGACGTGCTCAGCTTCGACTGCGGCGGCGATGCGCTGTTCGGCATCGTCAGCGTGCCCGCGCAGATAGCCAGGCGCGCGGTGCTGATCGTGGTCGGCGGGCCGCAATACCGGGTCGGCAGCCATCGCCAGTTCACCACGCTCGCGCGCGCTCTGGCGGCGCAGGGAGTCGCCTCGCTGCGCTTCGACTACCGCGGCATGGGCGACAGCCACGGCGCCATGCGCGACTTCGAGGCGGTCGGCGAGGACCTGCGCGCCGCCGTCGACAACCTGTTCAAGGCCCTGCCCGGCGTTGAGGAAGTGGTCATCTGGGGCTTGTGCGACGGCGCCTCGGCGGCGATTTTCTACGCCGCCGACGATGCCCGCGTGACCGGGCTGGTGCTGCTCAACCCATGGGTGCGCACCAGCGGCGGCCATGCCAAGGCCACCATCAAGCATTATTACCGCGCCCGATTGTTTGACCCGGAACTGTGGAAAAAGATCCTGCGCGGCCAATTCAATGTGGCTGCCGCGGCCGGCTCGTTCGTGCGCATCGCCGGTGCCGCGTTCGGCAACGGCAAGGGCGGCGCTTCCGGCGCCTCCGCTGGCGCGCCGGCATCGCTGCCCGACCGCATGCAGGCCGGGCTGGCGCGCTTTCGCGGCAAGGTCCTGTTGATCATCAGCGGCGCCGACCTGACCGCGCAGGAATTTCTCGACACCGCCGCCGCATCCGACAAGTGGCAGGGCTTGCTGGCCGCGCCGCATGTGTCGCGCCAGACCTTGCCTGAAGCGGACCACACGTTTTCGCGCCGCGTGTGGAAAGACCAGGTGGTGAACTGGACCGGCGACTGGCTGCGCTCGTGGTAAGCGCGGCTGCCTTCATGCCAGATAAAAGGATATCGATGAAACTATTGCCTTACCTGTTAGCCGGCACCGTGCTGCTGACCTCGACCGGCGCCCAGGCGCTGAACTATTGCGGCGAACTGAAAAATCACTACGGCCCGCTCGACTACCGCAAGCGCGGCCAGGTCAACCTGGAAATCGTCGAGGGCGCCCATTTCACGCCGGAAGTCGAAGCCGGCATCAAGGGCAACACCAGCTATCTCGGCGGCGATCTCGACTACACCCTGCGCGCGATTCCCAACCATGCGCGCGCCCTGGCCACCCTGGCCATGGTCAGCTTGCGCGACAAGCAGGTGAAAGTGCCCGCGACCAAGTGGCCGGTGGAATGCTATTTCAACCGCGCGATCCGCTTCGCGCCGGATGACGCCGCCGTGCGCGCCACCTACGGCAGTTATCTGCTCTCGCTCGGCAAAACCAACGAAGCGGTGAATATGTTTACCACCGCGGTGGAACTGCAGCCGGAAGACCC of the Massilia violaceinigra genome contains:
- a CDS encoding hydrolase 2, exosortase A system-associated, producing MTVHPKPPGAEPFFLQTDLGQRFCLFHPPAGPRCHGAVLYVHPFGDEMNKARRMAALQARALAAQGYGVLQLDLYGCGDSSGEFAEARWEIWKDDLAAGCDWLSARLSAPLTLWGLRLGALLALDYAHENTRHPLAQLVLWQPVQSGATFLTQFLRLLTANAMLADGADAKKPNKSTGTAALRAALLGGEMLEVAGYDIAPALAAAIDSRDAAKLAPLGCPVHWIETSAAAERPLTPAVLRLADGWREAGVDLHLQQVTCTPFWSTQEIAESPELLAATSALFQGAPHGLS
- a CDS encoding hydrolase 1, exosortase A system-associated encodes the protein MDYREDVLSFDCGGDALFGIVSVPAQIARRAVLIVVGGPQYRVGSHRQFTTLARALAAQGVASLRFDYRGMGDSHGAMRDFEAVGEDLRAAVDNLFKALPGVEEVVIWGLCDGASAAIFYAADDARVTGLVLLNPWVRTSGGHAKATIKHYYRARLFDPELWKKILRGQFNVAAAAGSFVRIAGAAFGNGKGGASGASAGAPASLPDRMQAGLARFRGKVLLIISGADLTAQEFLDTAAASDKWQGLLAAPHVSRQTLPEADHTFSRRVWKDQVVNWTGDWLRSW
- a CDS encoding tetratricopeptide repeat protein, producing MKLLPYLLAGTVLLTSTGAQALNYCGELKNHYGPLDYRKRGQVNLEIVEGAHFTPEVEAGIKGNTSYLGGDLDYTLRAIPNHARALATLAMVSLRDKQVKVPATKWPVECYFNRAIRFAPDDAAVRATYGSYLLSLGKTNEAVNMFTTAVELQPEDPTINYNAGLAYLRKKDYDKARLHAKKAYELGFPLPGLKNKLVAAGKWDEPAR